Genomic segment of Pseudomonas iranensis:
TCAGCCGGAAGAAGACCTCGTTGAAGAAGACGAGGTATTTGACGAGGCTGAGGAGGAGGGGGATGACGACGATGAATATGATGAGTTTGACTGGACCACGGAATGACGTGCTTTGAAATCCTACCTCCATAGGCGATGGATGCGTTTGACCCTTGACCGCGAATAGCTGACGCCTGCACGCCGTTGGCTATTTGCTGATTGACCCAAGACTTCTGAAAAGAGCACTATTAGGTACTTTTTTACGTACCCTTGGAGTCGTTATGGAGCAGCTGCTTGCTAATCGCTCGGTGAGTATTACCGAATTGAAACGCAGTCCCAGTACGGTGATTGACCAGGCTGGGACAGAACCCATCGCCGTTCTCAACCATAACCGTCCGGCTGCCTATTTATTAGCCCATGCGACATATCAAGAACTATTGGATCGTCTTCGAGCGGCTGAATTGCGTGAAGCGATTGCTGCAAGTCGAAATGATCTTCGTCCGCCTGTTGCAGCCGATACGGTATTTGCGGAGCTTGATGCGCTTATAGATGGCATCGAAGCTGAGCAAAATCATGGATGAAGCGATTATTATTTTCTGAAATCTCTCGAGATGATCTGTTGCAGATTGCCCGCTATATCGCTCGTGACAATCCTGGACGTGCTCGTTCTTTCGTCGCCGAATTACGTATGCGATGTGCTCGATTGACCAGTTTGCCAAATCAAGGAATTGCCCGGGAGGATTGCGCCAGAGGTCTGAAAATGATCACTCACGGCAGATACCTCATTTTCTACTCAATATTGAAAAGTGATGTGCTGATAGAGCGGGTACTACGTGGCGCGCGGGATATAACGCGGCTATTTGATACCCCCACCACGGATCAGCCTCAATAAGTCTCATATATCGTTACCCACAAAAAAGCCCCGGACCATCACAGTCCGGGGCTTTCTCGTTTGATTCATGGTGCACCAGGCGGGATTCGAACCCACGACCCCTGCCTTCGGAGGGCAGTACTCTATCCAGCTGAGCTACTGGTGCAGCGGGCGACATCATACCTAGGTCGGCTCGGGGCGTCCATGCCGGGTTTGGCGGGTTTTGTCAGTGTGCGTGTCGGCACAAAATCGCTGCATTCCTTAAAGCGGTAACGTCCTGCAAAACCCTCGCTTGGCGCTTTGCCGGGGTTGATCTAAGGTTTTTCCTGCGGCAAGGGTTTTCGGTACGTTGATCTGAAAAGCGGCATTTTTGTTCTTTTTTTCGAACGACCTATTGTCCTTTACCCCCTTTGAACCTACGATCCGTTTGAGATTTCAAACGCTCTTTGGCGGGATGTTGCAGCGCAAGTGCGCCCGGTCGTGCACTGTTGATGCGCCACAATCCGCTCACTGATTTCCCTGACGGCAGCCTTGCGAGGCGCCTTTCTACAATCATAATTTGCTCCGCGCAGGCCGCGGTGCTGTTAAGGAAAGCCGACATGCAGCTTAAAGACACCCAGTTGTTCCGCCAGCAAGCCTTCATCGATGGCGCTTGGGTCGATGCCGACAACGGTCAGACGATCAAGGTCAACAACCCGGCCACCGGCGAAATCCTCGGCACCGTGCCGAAGATGGGCGCCGCTGAAACCCGCCGTGCCATCGAGGCCGCCGACAAGGCGCTGCCGGCCTGGCGTGCACTGACCGCCAAAGAGCGTGCCGGCAAGCTGCGTCGCTGGTTCGAACTGATGATCGAGAACCAGGACGACCTCGCGCGCCTGATGACCCTCGAGCAAGGCAAGCCGCTGGCCGAAGCCAAGGGCGAAATCGTTTACGCCGCATCGTTCATCGAGTGGTTCGCCGAAGAAGCCAAGCGCATCTACGGTGATGTGATTCCAGGCCACCAGCCGGACAAGCGCCTGATCGTGATCAAGCAGCCGATCGGCGTCACAGCTGCGATCACCCCGTGGAACTTCCCGGCAGCAATGATCACTCGCAAGGCCGGCCCGGCGCTGGCCGCCGGTTGCACCATGGTGCTCAAGCCGGCTTCGCAAACTCCGTTTTCCGCTTTCGCCCTGGCCGAACTGGCTCAGCGTGCAGGCATTCCGGCGGGCGTGTTCAGCGTGGTATCCGGCAGCGCCGGCGACATCGGCAGCGAGCTGACCAGCAACCCGATCGTGCGCAAACTGTCCTTCACCGGCTCGACCGAAATCGGTCGCCAGTTGATGGCCGAATGCGCCAAGGACATCAAGAAAGTCTCGCTGGAACTGGGCGGCAACGCGCCGTTCATCGTGTTCGACGACGCCGATCTGGATAAGGCCGTCGAAGGCGCGATCATTTCCAAGTACCGCAACAACGGTCAGACCTGCGTCTGCGCCAACCGTCTGTACATTCAGGACGCGGTCTACGATGCGTTCGCCGAGAAGCTGAAAGTGGCGGTGGCCAAACTGAAGATCGGCAACGGTCTGGAAGACGGCACCACCACCGGCCCGCTGATCGACGAAAAAGCCGTGGCCAAGGTTCAGGAACACATCGCTGACGCCGTAAGCAAAGGCGCCACCGTACTGGCTGGCGGCAAGGCGATGGAAGGCAACTTCTTCGAGCCCACCATCCTCACCAACGTGCCGAAAAACGCGGCCGTGGCCAAGGAAGAAACCTTTGGTCCGCTGGCGCCGCTGTTCCGCTTCAAAGACGAAGCCGAAGTGATCGCCATGTCCAACGACACCGAATTCGGTCTGGCCTCGTATTTCTATGCACGTGATCTGGGCCGCGTGTTCCGTGTCGCCGAAGCGCTGGAGTACGGCATGGTCGGCGTCAACACCGGGCTGATCTCCAACGAAGTCGCGCCGTTTGGCGGCATCAAGGCTTCCGGCCTGGGCCGTGAAGGCTCCAAGTACGGCATTGAAGATTACCTGGAAATCAAATACCTCTGCCTGGGCATCTAAGCCGGGAAAGGGATCGCTGCAAACGCAAAGGGCACGAGAGCGCTGTCCCTTTGCGTGGTTTCAAACAGAAATTTTCTCTGCGGCCGGGAACGCCGTGGCAGTCGATCATCGCATGCTGCCACCGCCGATTCCTCCCGCTTCATCCTTGAACCACGCCGCCCGATGAGCGGCGAATGAGGACTGTAATGAGCAAGACTAACGCTGAACTGATGGCCCGCCGCACCAATGCCGTACCTCGTGGTGTTGGCCAGATTCACCCGATCTTCGCCGAGTCGGCAAAGAACGCCACCGTGACCGACGTTGAAGGTCGTGAGTTCATCGACTTCGCCGGCGGTATCGCTGTACTGAACACCGGCCACGTGCACCCGAAAATCATCGCCGCCGTGACTGAACAGCTGAACAAGCTGACCCACACCTGCTTCCAGGTGCTGGCTTACGAGCCCTACGTTGAGCTGTGCGAAAAAATCAACGCCAAGGTTCCGGGTGACTACGCCAAGAAAACCCTGCTGGTCACCACCGGTTCCGAAGCCGTTGAAAACGCTGTGAAGATCGCCCGTGCCGCCACTGGCCGCGCTGGCGTGATTGCCTTCACCGGCGCTTACCACGGTCGCACCATGATGACCCTGGGTTTGACCGGTAAAGTTGTGCCGTACTCGGCGGGCATGGGCCTGATGCCAGGCGGCATCTTCCGCGCGTTGTACCCGAACGAACTGCACGGCGTGAGCATTGACGATTCGATCGCTTCGATCGAGCGCATCTTCAAGAACGACGCCGAGCCGAAAGACATCGCTGCGATCATCATCGAGCCGGTGCAGGGCGAAGGTGGTTTCTACGTCGCGCCGAAGGAATTCATGAAGCGTCTGCGTGCGCTGTGCGACCAGCACGGCATCCTGCTGATCGCTGACGAAGTGCAGACTGGCGCTGGCCGTACCGGCACCTTCTTCGCCATGGAACAGATGGGCGTTGCCGCCGATCTGACCACCTTCGCCAAGTCCATCGCTGGCGGCTTCCCGCTGGCCGGCGTGTGCGGCAAGGCCGAATACATGGACGCCATTGCTCCGGGCGGCCTGGGCGGCACCTACGCCGGTAGCCCGATCGCTTGCGCAGCTGCGCTGGCAGTCATGGAAGTGTTTGAAGAAGAGCAATTGCTGGACCGCTGCAAGGCTGTCGGCGAGCGCCTGGTCACCGGTTTGAAGGCGATTCAGGCCAAGTACCCGGTCATCGGTGAAGTGCGTGCGCTGGGCGCGATGATCGCGGTCGAGCTGTTCGAAAACGGCGACAGCCACAAGCCGAACCCGACTGCCGTGGCTGCCGTGGTGGCCAAGGCGCGTGACAAGGGCCTGATCCTGCTGTCCTGCGGCACTTACGGTAACGTGTTGCGTGTGCTGGTTCCGCTGACGTCGCCGGACGAGCAACTGGACAAAGGGCTGGCGATCATCGAAGAGTGCTTCTCTGAACTCTGATCCGCTCGTGTGACCCGCTCGACAAAAACCCGCTTCGGCGGGTTTTTTTCGTCCCTTGAAACACATCGGACCTGTTTGCGCTGTATCGAATCGCCAGCATTGGCTAAGGTTCAGGCATTGCAAGGAGAGCGCGCATGACTGCCGTTGATTTACCCGCCGTACCCCGGGTGCTGATTGCCGAGGCTGATCCCTGGTCCCGCGACCTGCTCAAACAAGTGCTGCTCAACGTGCGCTGCGATGCGCGCCTGGATTTGTGTGCCGATGGCCAGCAGGCGATGTCGTTGCTCAACGAGGTGCCCTATGACTTGGCCATCGTCGATTGGGAGCTGCCTGGCATCGACGGATTACATGTGCTGCGCAGCGTCCGCCAGCGCAAACGCAATCCGCCGCTGCCGTTCATTCTGATGAGCAGCCGCAACGACAGCGCCAGCGTGCGCGAAGCGATTCCGCTGGCGCCGACGGCGTACCTGACCAAACCGTTGAACATGGAAGGCCTGACCGAGCGCTTGCAGGGCTTGCTGCTCAACGCTGGCGAAGCGGTGGTTTGCGAAGTGCCGGCACTGGCGCCGGGCATGACCCTGTCGGTGTTCCTTGAGCGGCGTCGCGAGCAGGCCGATGGCGCGCCGTTGATGACCGACGTGCAAGTGGCGGTC
This window contains:
- the gabT gene encoding 4-aminobutyrate--2-oxoglutarate transaminase is translated as MSKTNAELMARRTNAVPRGVGQIHPIFAESAKNATVTDVEGREFIDFAGGIAVLNTGHVHPKIIAAVTEQLNKLTHTCFQVLAYEPYVELCEKINAKVPGDYAKKTLLVTTGSEAVENAVKIARAATGRAGVIAFTGAYHGRTMMTLGLTGKVVPYSAGMGLMPGGIFRALYPNELHGVSIDDSIASIERIFKNDAEPKDIAAIIIEPVQGEGGFYVAPKEFMKRLRALCDQHGILLIADEVQTGAGRTGTFFAMEQMGVAADLTTFAKSIAGGFPLAGVCGKAEYMDAIAPGGLGGTYAGSPIACAAALAVMEVFEEEQLLDRCKAVGERLVTGLKAIQAKYPVIGEVRALGAMIAVELFENGDSHKPNPTAVAAVVAKARDKGLILLSCGTYGNVLRVLVPLTSPDEQLDKGLAIIEECFSEL
- the gabD gene encoding NADP-dependent succinate-semialdehyde dehydrogenase, with the protein product MQLKDTQLFRQQAFIDGAWVDADNGQTIKVNNPATGEILGTVPKMGAAETRRAIEAADKALPAWRALTAKERAGKLRRWFELMIENQDDLARLMTLEQGKPLAEAKGEIVYAASFIEWFAEEAKRIYGDVIPGHQPDKRLIVIKQPIGVTAAITPWNFPAAMITRKAGPALAAGCTMVLKPASQTPFSAFALAELAQRAGIPAGVFSVVSGSAGDIGSELTSNPIVRKLSFTGSTEIGRQLMAECAKDIKKVSLELGGNAPFIVFDDADLDKAVEGAIISKYRNNGQTCVCANRLYIQDAVYDAFAEKLKVAVAKLKIGNGLEDGTTTGPLIDEKAVAKVQEHIADAVSKGATVLAGGKAMEGNFFEPTILTNVPKNAAVAKEETFGPLAPLFRFKDEAEVIAMSNDTEFGLASYFYARDLGRVFRVAEALEYGMVGVNTGLISNEVAPFGGIKASGLGREGSKYGIEDYLEIKYLCLGI
- a CDS encoding type II toxin-antitoxin system RelE/ParE family toxin → MKRLLFSEISRDDLLQIARYIARDNPGRARSFVAELRMRCARLTSLPNQGIAREDCARGLKMITHGRYLIFYSILKSDVLIERVLRGARDITRLFDTPTTDQPQ
- a CDS encoding type II toxin-antitoxin system Phd/YefM family antitoxin yields the protein MEQLLANRSVSITELKRSPSTVIDQAGTEPIAVLNHNRPAAYLLAHATYQELLDRLRAAELREAIAASRNDLRPPVAADTVFAELDALIDGIEAEQNHG